One Centroberyx gerrardi isolate f3 chromosome 2, fCenGer3.hap1.cur.20231027, whole genome shotgun sequence DNA window includes the following coding sequences:
- the mapk10 gene encoding mitogen-activated protein kinase 10 isoform X5 has product MSKSKVDNQFYSVEVGDSTFTVLKRYQNLKPIGSGAQGIVCAGYDAVLDRNVAIKKLSRPFQNQTHAKRAYRELVLMKCVNHKNIISLLNVFTPQKSLEEFQDVYLVMELMDANLCQVIQMELDHERMSYLLYQMLCGIKHLHSAGIIHRDLKPSNIVVKSDCTLKILDFGLARTAGTSFMMTPYVVTRYYRAPEVILGMGYKENVDMWSVGCIFGEVIRGTVLFPGTDHIDQWNKVIEQLGTPSPEFMKKLQPTVRNYVENRPKYAGLTFPKLFPDCLFPADSEHNKLKASQARDLLSKMLIIDPAKRISVDEALQHPYINVWYDPAEVEAPPPQIYDKQLDEREHSIDEWKELIYKEVMNFEERTKNGVVKGQPSPSADCAGLLSESLPPSSSINDISSMSTDQTLASDTDSSLETSAGPLGCCR; this is encoded by the exons ATGAGCAAAAGCAAAGTGGACAACCAGTTCTACAGTGTGGAAGTGGGAGATTCTACCTTCACAGTTCTAAAACGTTACCAGAACTTAAAGCCCATTGGCTCCGGGGCTCAGGGAATTGTCTG TGCGGGCTATGACGCTGTCCTGGACAGAAATGTGGCCATCAAAAAGTTGAGCAGACCCTTCCAGAACCAGACCCATGCCAAGAGGGCATACCGGGAGTTGGTGCTCATGAAATGTGTCAATCACAAAAAT atTATCAGTTTATTAAATGTCTTCACGCCACAGAAATCTTTAGAGGAATTCCAGGATGT GTACCTAGTGATGGAGCTCATGGATGCCAACCTGTGCCAGGTGATTCAGATGGAGCTTGACCATGAGAGAATGTCCTACTTGCTCTACCAGATGCTGTGTGGTATCAAACATCTCCACTCAGCTGGCATCATTCATAGG GACCTCAAACCAAGCAATATAGTGGTGAAGTCAGACTGCACCCTGAAGATCCTGGACTTTGGCCTGGCCAGGACTGCAGGCACCAGCTTCATGATGACCCCCTATGTGGTGACCAGATACTACAGAGCCCCGGAGGTCATCCTGGGCATGGGATACAAAGAGAATG TGGACATGTGGTCAGTGGGCTGCATCTTTGGAGAGGTGATAAGAGGGACAGTGCTGTTCCCTGGGACTGACC ACATCGACCAGTGGAACAAGGTGATTGAGCAGCTGGGCACGCCCTCACCAGAGTTCATGAAGAAGCTGCAACCCACAGTGAGGAACTATGTGGAGAACAGGCCAAAGTATGCAGGCCTCACCTTCCCCAAGCTCTTCCCCGACTGCCTTTTCCCTGCTGACTCTGAGCACAACAAACTCAAAG CTAGTCAGGCCAGAGACCTGCTGTCTAAGATGTTGATCATCGACCCCGCTAAACGGATATCGGTGGACGAGGCCTTACAGCACCCGTACATCAACGTGTGGTATGATCCAGCTGAGGTGGAGGCG CCTCCACCTCAGATCTATGACAAGCAGCTGGATGAGAGAGAACACTCCATTGATGAATGGAAAG AACTAATCTACAAAGAGGTGATGAACTTTGAGGAGAGAACGAAGAATGGCGTTGTGAAGGGACAACCTTCACCTTCAG CCGATTGTGCGGGCCTACT CAGCGagagcctccctccctcctcctccatcaacGACATCTCCTCCATGTCCACCGACCAGACCCTGGCCTCagacactgacagcagcctggagACCTCCGCAGGACCCCTGGGGTGTTGCAGGTGA